From a single Mesorhizobium shangrilense genomic region:
- a CDS encoding glycosyltransferase produces MNYFEGRSLTHDWTSFHLEVWESLLRDKVHSATEVLEVGSFEGRSALFFLQFLPKSRIICVDTFEGGIEHITAGSEHAADMADVEARFDHNMKPFAARVDRRKGASIDVLPQLRTEERVFDIVYIDGDHRAASVFADASLCWTLLDHAGVMILDDYRWKLDYPVTERPAAGIDAFLQEIDGDFDLLHKGEQVIIRKKLPAAASGITLGGRGIDGLAGGALVAPLVSFVVIAWNYGRYVGATIDSIRKQDYPHFECIVIDNGSTDDSAEVIARHIDGDSRFRLETLPQNHGQLGAALWALDKIKGGFVSFIDADDVLFENYASTHIQVHMALPRSVAFTSANVAEMDVDGNALSSSYLHHKLERKDAVRGLRPAQTVLRLPTISASTYRFLADNTASVPRWQQGWFWAPGTANMFRASVLRLVMLGDGSKPYMHPADGYFNVVSHAFAGSALVNVPLSGYRLHPSNYYAVSESIDGLRGGTAAFAKKSRDFTYETIDLLLRECERYAWAIGTDFWSVLDQVTRQERQMLRPYFADERAFQLFMHHAPKLVAVFGRRVFRRQVVARFSGCQARAILRAGLGRLTLCDHWKIISSRHRIRRSKQK; encoded by the coding sequence ATGAACTATTTCGAAGGGCGTTCGCTCACGCACGACTGGACTTCCTTTCACCTGGAAGTCTGGGAAAGCTTGCTTCGCGACAAGGTCCACTCCGCCACCGAGGTGCTGGAAGTAGGCTCGTTCGAGGGCCGATCGGCGCTTTTCTTCCTGCAGTTTCTGCCAAAGTCGCGGATAATCTGCGTCGATACGTTCGAAGGCGGTATCGAACATATCACCGCGGGGTCGGAACACGCAGCCGACATGGCCGACGTCGAGGCCCGGTTCGACCACAACATGAAGCCGTTCGCTGCACGGGTCGACAGGCGCAAGGGCGCCTCGATCGATGTCCTGCCGCAACTGCGCACCGAGGAACGCGTGTTCGACATCGTCTATATCGACGGCGATCACCGTGCCGCCTCGGTCTTTGCCGACGCAAGCCTGTGCTGGACCTTGCTTGACCATGCCGGCGTCATGATCCTGGATGACTATCGCTGGAAGCTGGACTATCCGGTCACCGAGCGTCCGGCCGCGGGCATCGACGCCTTCCTTCAAGAGATCGACGGCGACTTCGACCTGCTGCACAAGGGCGAGCAGGTCATCATCCGCAAAAAGCTGCCGGCGGCAGCCTCGGGCATCACGCTGGGAGGCCGTGGCATCGACGGACTTGCCGGCGGCGCCCTCGTTGCTCCCCTCGTCAGCTTCGTCGTCATCGCCTGGAACTACGGCCGCTATGTCGGGGCAACGATCGATTCCATCCGCAAGCAGGATTATCCGCACTTCGAATGCATCGTCATCGACAATGGCTCGACGGATGATAGCGCCGAAGTCATCGCCAGGCACATCGACGGCGACAGCCGGTTCCGGCTCGAAACCTTGCCCCAAAACCATGGCCAACTTGGCGCCGCGCTATGGGCGCTGGACAAGATCAAAGGTGGTTTCGTCAGTTTCATCGATGCCGACGACGTGCTTTTCGAGAACTACGCCTCGACGCATATCCAGGTGCATATGGCACTGCCCAGAAGTGTCGCCTTCACCTCTGCCAATGTCGCGGAAATGGATGTCGACGGCAACGCGCTGTCGTCCTCCTACCTGCACCACAAGCTCGAGCGAAAGGACGCTGTGCGGGGATTGCGCCCGGCGCAAACAGTGCTTCGGCTGCCGACCATTTCGGCCTCGACCTACAGATTCCTGGCCGACAACACGGCGAGCGTTCCAAGATGGCAGCAAGGGTGGTTTTGGGCGCCGGGCACAGCGAACATGTTCCGTGCTTCGGTGCTGCGTCTGGTCATGCTGGGTGACGGCAGCAAACCCTACATGCACCCCGCCGATGGCTACTTCAACGTCGTCAGCCACGCATTCGCCGGCAGCGCGCTCGTCAATGTGCCGCTATCGGGATACCGGTTGCATCCGAGCAACTACTATGCGGTTAGCGAGAGCATCGATGGCTTGCGGGGCGGAACGGCGGCTTTTGCGAAGAAATCCCGTGATTTCACCTATGAGACCATCGATCTCCTGCTGAGGGAATGTGAGCGATACGCCTGGGCCATCGGAACCGACTTCTGGTCCGTTCTGGATCAGGTCACCCGTCAGGAACGGCAGATGTTGCGTCCCTATTTCGCCGATGAGCGCGCCTTTCAGCTCTTCATGCACCATGCGCCGAAACTGGTGGCCGTCTTCGGCCGCCGGGTGTTTCGCCGCCAGGTGGTGGCGCGTTTTTCGGGGTGTCAGGCCAGGGCAATCCTGCGCGCCGGTCTCGGTCGCCTGACGCTGTGCGATCACTGGAAGATAATCTCCAGCCGCCATCGCATTCGCAGATCGAAGCAAAAATAA
- a CDS encoding metal/formaldehyde-sensitive transcriptional repressor → MTHTIREKQKLLARVRRIKGQVEAIERALDSEVGCEAVMHLIAGARGAMTGLMSEVIEDHVRTHLVDAERHPGALNTEAVDELLDVIRTYVK, encoded by the coding sequence ATGACGCACACGATCCGTGAAAAACAGAAGCTTCTGGCGCGCGTGCGCCGCATCAAGGGCCAGGTCGAGGCCATCGAGCGGGCGCTCGACAGCGAGGTTGGCTGCGAGGCGGTCATGCATCTCATCGCCGGCGCACGCGGCGCCATGACCGGGCTGATGAGCGAGGTGATCGAGGACCATGTGCGCACGCATCTCGTCGACGCGGAGCGCCACCCCGGCGCGCTCAACACGGAAGCGGTCGACGAGTTGCTCGATGTCATCCGTACCTATGTGAAGTGA
- a CDS encoding glycosyltransferase family 2 protein, whose amino-acid sequence MEKRPKVSFVIINYNYGLYVEQAISSVMSQDYADFECYVIDNNSTDTSREVIARLKIPTTGFGWNISTPTSTRWVRSCMSSTGCPATWSALSMPTTSSLQIMRPSTSNCTSTVPGGWR is encoded by the coding sequence ATGGAGAAACGTCCGAAAGTAAGCTTCGTCATCATCAACTACAACTACGGGCTCTACGTCGAACAGGCCATTTCGAGTGTGATGTCCCAGGACTATGCCGACTTCGAGTGCTATGTGATCGACAACAATTCGACGGACACGAGCCGGGAGGTGATCGCGCGGTTGAAAATTCCGACGACAGGCTTCGGCTGGAATATCTCGACACCAACCTCAACCAGATGGGTGCGTTCCTGCATGTCCTCGACAGGCTGTCCGGCGACCTGGTCAGCATTGTCGATGCCGACGACTTCCTCCTTGCAAATTATGCGGCCTTCCACGTCCAACTGCACCTCGACTGTCCCGGGCGGGTGGCGGTAA
- a CDS encoding efflux RND transporter periplasmic adaptor subunit: MIADWCKAFRTLRAIVFGSLTLGVAGASAVVDALAAGAAIPVVADVARRADVPVFLVGLGSVAPLRTVTVTSRIDGQLIKLDFADGQDVHEGDLIAEIDPQPLQAALEQAQATRTRDDVSLANARLDLARAQTLTTKGVGSTQVLDTAKAAVAQLEATVKVDQAAIDIQQIQLRFTQIRSPLDGRAGIHMVDAGNIIRASDTGGIVRISQIHPIAVDFSLPSADLPRIQAVMKAGNAPVVAQDNGGQQLATGSLSVVDNQINGATATIRIRAVFDNADDRLWPGQFVNVRVQVEFQRGVVTVPVTAIVRGPDGTYAFVVGKDRHIVKRPVTVAYSNAELAVVGEGVQPGDTVVTDGQYRVQEGDLVDVTGPAQAALAP; this comes from the coding sequence ATGATCGCCGACTGGTGCAAGGCCTTCCGAACCCTTCGGGCCATTGTTTTTGGTTCACTCACTCTAGGCGTGGCAGGCGCTTCGGCCGTTGTCGACGCCCTGGCGGCGGGCGCCGCAATTCCGGTAGTTGCCGACGTTGCGCGCCGCGCCGATGTGCCGGTGTTTCTCGTCGGCCTTGGCTCCGTCGCGCCGCTGCGCACGGTGACCGTGACCAGCCGCATCGACGGCCAGCTCATCAAGCTGGACTTCGCCGACGGACAGGACGTGCATGAAGGCGACCTCATCGCCGAGATCGATCCGCAACCACTGCAAGCGGCGCTGGAGCAGGCCCAGGCCACCAGGACGCGCGATGACGTGTCGCTGGCAAATGCCAGGCTGGATCTCGCCCGTGCGCAGACGCTGACCACCAAGGGCGTCGGCTCGACGCAGGTGCTTGACACTGCCAAGGCCGCCGTGGCGCAGCTGGAAGCGACCGTCAAGGTCGACCAGGCCGCCATCGACATACAGCAGATCCAGCTGCGCTTCACGCAGATCCGCTCGCCGCTCGACGGCCGGGCCGGCATCCACATGGTCGATGCCGGCAACATCATCCGCGCCAGCGACACCGGCGGCATCGTGCGGATCAGCCAGATCCATCCGATCGCGGTGGATTTCTCGCTGCCGTCCGCCGATCTCCCACGTATCCAGGCGGTGATGAAGGCCGGCAATGCCCCCGTGGTCGCGCAGGACAATGGCGGCCAGCAACTGGCCACCGGCAGCCTCAGCGTTGTCGACAACCAGATCAATGGCGCCACCGCGACAATCCGGATACGCGCCGTCTTCGACAATGCCGACGACCGGCTGTGGCCCGGACAATTCGTCAATGTCCGCGTCCAGGTGGAATTCCAGCGCGGCGTGGTCACGGTTCCGGTGACGGCGATTGTGCGCGGACCCGACGGGACCTATGCTTTCGTGGTCGGCAAGGACAGGCACATCGTCAAACGGCCGGTGACGGTGGCGTATTCGAATGCCGAGCTTGCCGTCGTAGGCGAAGGCGTCCAGCCCGGCGACACCGTCGTCACCGACGGCCAGTACCGCGTCCAGGAGGGGGACCTGGTCGACGTCACCGGACCGGCCCAGGCGGCACTCGCGCCATGA
- a CDS encoding LysR family transcriptional regulator — MHDIDWNDLRYVLALAREGSFAAAGRRLGLDPTTVARRLRSIEGALGVRLFERGAEGEMRPTQAGEIAARRAEAVEAEISGLTMAVKGADSEVSGTVRVSAVPILINRVLIPAIADLAARHPGLRVELIAESRDVSLTRREADIALRLARPGEESGSRVIARRISMLAYAAYAMSSLSAPDLPWLTYEDGMAHLPQARWIAGVARKDGYAPVFVNDAEALLQAVLAGLGRSLLPCIVADPIAGLARGLGDGHAFPARELWLLTHPDLRHLARIAAVTAWIEATIARLEGQSASA, encoded by the coding sequence ATGCACGACATCGACTGGAACGATTTACGCTACGTGCTGGCGCTGGCCCGCGAAGGCTCCTTCGCCGCCGCCGGTCGCCGGCTGGGCCTCGATCCGACAACGGTCGCGCGCCGCCTGCGGTCGATCGAAGGCGCACTCGGCGTGCGCCTGTTCGAGCGCGGCGCCGAAGGCGAGATGCGGCCGACGCAGGCTGGCGAGATCGCGGCCCGGCGAGCGGAAGCCGTGGAGGCGGAAATCAGCGGCCTGACGATGGCAGTAAAGGGCGCCGACAGCGAGGTCAGCGGCACGGTGCGGGTCTCCGCCGTGCCGATTCTGATCAACCGGGTGCTTATTCCGGCGATCGCGGACCTTGCCGCCCGCCATCCCGGATTGCGGGTGGAACTCATCGCGGAATCCCGCGATGTCAGCCTGACCCGGCGCGAGGCCGACATCGCACTGCGGCTTGCGCGACCCGGCGAGGAATCCGGCAGCCGGGTGATCGCCAGGCGCATCAGCATGCTCGCCTACGCCGCCTATGCCATGAGCAGCCTGTCCGCGCCCGACCTCCCCTGGCTGACCTATGAGGACGGCATGGCGCACCTGCCGCAGGCGCGCTGGATTGCCGGCGTCGCCCGCAAGGACGGCTACGCGCCGGTCTTCGTCAACGATGCCGAAGCGCTGCTGCAGGCCGTCCTCGCCGGGCTTGGCCGCTCGCTGCTACCCTGCATCGTCGCCGATCCAATCGCCGGCCTCGCGCGCGGGCTGGGGGATGGGCATGCGTTTCCGGCGCGCGAACTGTGGCTGCTCACACACCCCGACCTTCGCCACCTCGCCCGCATCGCGGCGGTCACCGCCTGGATCGAGGCGACGATCGCGCGGCTGGAGGGTCAATCCGCTTCAGCATGA
- a CDS encoding class I SAM-dependent methyltransferase, with the protein MAQNIYDQADFYEGYGQLSRSLYGLDGAAEWPAITALLPELKGKRVVDLGCGFGWFCRWAAGQGAKSVVGLDLSENMLARARQDTNSPAVSYAIADLDTLVLPTGAFDFAYSSLTFHYVEDFARLMRVVHEALVPGSCFVFTIEHPIYMAPSNPGWALDETGRQTWPIDGYSVEGERRTDWLAKGVIKHHRTIGTTLNTLIDTGFRIDRLVEWRPTEEQIRDQPELDVEKERPMILIVSAGR; encoded by the coding sequence ATGGCACAAAACATCTACGATCAGGCTGATTTCTACGAAGGCTACGGCCAGTTGTCGCGCTCGCTCTACGGGCTGGACGGCGCGGCCGAATGGCCGGCGATCACAGCGCTTTTGCCTGAACTTAAGGGCAAGCGGGTTGTCGATCTCGGCTGCGGCTTCGGCTGGTTCTGCCGCTGGGCAGCGGGGCAGGGCGCAAAGAGCGTTGTTGGCCTCGATCTCTCCGAAAACATGCTGGCGCGGGCGCGGCAGGATACCAACAGTCCCGCCGTATCCTATGCCATCGCGGATCTCGACACGCTGGTGCTGCCCACTGGTGCCTTCGATTTCGCCTACAGCTCGCTGACCTTCCATTATGTCGAGGATTTCGCGCGGCTGATGCGGGTGGTGCATGAGGCGCTGGTGCCCGGCAGCTGCTTCGTCTTCACCATCGAGCATCCGATCTACATGGCGCCGAGCAATCCGGGATGGGCGCTGGACGAGACCGGACGCCAGACCTGGCCGATCGACGGCTATTCGGTCGAGGGCGAGCGCCGCACCGACTGGCTGGCCAAGGGCGTGATCAAGCACCACCGCACCATCGGCACGACGTTGAACACGCTGATCGACACCGGCTTCCGCATCGACCGCCTGGTGGAGTGGCGGCCGACCGAAGAGCAGATCAGGGACCAGCCGGAACTCGATGTCGAGAAGGAGCGGCCGATGATCCTGATCGTGTCCGCGGGCCGGTAG
- a CDS encoding methyltransferase family protein: MGFRPGIVLWLLWLTWVVSWLVAARWSSAATRVEGGRLVLLYRVSLVVGFCLLVYPYRIAWLPCLWRLSDFEGWLVDLLALAGFAFCWWARVHLGRLWSSAVTIKPDHHIVESGPYGLVRHPIYTGLLTAILASVLMNGTLLGVIGGLIMLAGMVTKARLEEAWLRRQLGEGAYDAYANGCRCSSRSRGCRQRCHPRSSC, translated from the coding sequence ATGGGTTTCAGACCGGGCATTGTGCTGTGGTTGCTGTGGCTGACCTGGGTGGTTTCCTGGCTCGTCGCCGCGCGCTGGTCGAGCGCGGCGACGAGGGTCGAAGGCGGCCGCTTGGTGCTGCTCTACCGGGTCAGCCTTGTCGTCGGGTTTTGTCTGCTCGTTTATCCCTACCGCATTGCCTGGCTGCCGTGCCTGTGGCGGCTGAGCGACTTCGAAGGCTGGCTGGTCGACCTCCTGGCGCTGGCGGGCTTTGCCTTCTGCTGGTGGGCGCGCGTGCATCTTGGCCGCTTGTGGTCGAGCGCGGTGACGATCAAGCCGGACCATCACATCGTCGAAAGCGGCCCCTATGGCCTGGTGCGCCATCCCATCTATACGGGACTGCTGACGGCCATTCTCGCCTCCGTGCTGATGAACGGCACGCTGCTCGGCGTCATCGGCGGCTTGATCATGCTGGCGGGCATGGTGACGAAAGCCAGGCTGGAAGAGGCGTGGCTGCGCCGGCAACTGGGCGAGGGTGCCTATGATGCCTACGCCAACGGGTGTCGATGCTCGTCCCGTTCGCGCGGCTGTAGGCAACGTTGCCATCCTCGATCATCATGCTGA
- a CDS encoding sulfite exporter TauE/SafE family protein produces MSMADLSIAGQSGNAILFLLAIAFIAGLARGFSGFGAALIFMPLASSVIGPQTTAPLLLIIDAVAALGLLPKAWRLADRRSVGTMTLGALVGVPLGTYALTSMDPLALRWAIVLLVALLLCLLMSGWRYHGRPATPLTIGIGGLSGFFSGAAQVGGPPVVAYWLGGGNNGEVVRANIVLYFGVSTALTMASYLGGGLITRPVIALALVTGPLYGFGLYLGSRLFGRTSERSYRWACYGLIAMASIVSLPVLDPILRG; encoded by the coding sequence ATGAGCATGGCTGATCTGTCGATCGCCGGCCAGTCCGGCAATGCGATCCTCTTCCTTCTGGCGATCGCGTTCATCGCCGGTCTGGCGCGCGGCTTTTCCGGCTTCGGCGCGGCCTTGATCTTCATGCCACTGGCAAGCTCGGTCATCGGGCCGCAAACGACGGCACCACTGCTGTTGATCATCGACGCCGTCGCAGCCCTTGGCCTGCTGCCCAAGGCCTGGCGGCTGGCCGACAGGCGCAGCGTCGGCACGATGACGCTCGGCGCGCTGGTCGGCGTTCCCCTGGGCACCTATGCGCTGACCAGCATGGACCCGCTGGCGCTGCGCTGGGCCATCGTGCTGCTCGTCGCCTTGCTACTCTGCCTTCTGATGTCCGGCTGGCGCTATCACGGCCGCCCCGCCACGCCCCTTACCATCGGCATCGGTGGGTTGTCCGGCTTCTTCTCAGGCGCCGCCCAGGTCGGCGGCCCGCCTGTGGTCGCCTACTGGCTCGGTGGAGGCAACAATGGCGAGGTCGTGCGCGCCAACATCGTCTTGTATTTCGGGGTATCTACCGCGCTGACCATGGCGAGCTATCTGGGCGGCGGCCTGATCACGCGGCCTGTCATCGCCCTGGCGCTGGTGACCGGCCCGCTTTACGGGTTCGGTCTCTATCTGGGATCGCGCCTCTTTGGCCGCACAAGCGAACGCAGCTATCGCTGGGCCTGCTATGGCCTCATCGCCATGGCGTCGATCGTCAGCCTGCCCGTGCTCGATCCCATCCTGCGGGGATGA
- the speB gene encoding agmatinase, with protein MSAVTSSSIIASEQTFSTARTFLRIPHAGSAEGADVAFLGIPFDLATSNRPGARLGPGAIRGASGQLAELPAYPGGFDPLQHVRAVDLGDVYLHYGDSRSIPGAIEAAAAAAIATGATLFCLGGDHFISYPLLKATAARHGKLALIQFDAHPDTWQDPKAAPGELAMDHGTMFRTAVETGIIDPARSIQVGIRTWVDDPLGIAILDNVACDDATPEGIAAIIRQVVGEGPCYLTVDIDCLDPAYAPGTGTPVVGGLTPLKLLRVLRALCDLDVVGCDVVEVSPPYDVAGITALNAATIMYEQLCRVARKQGAVDQSYPRLSQP; from the coding sequence TTGTCCGCTGTCACATCATCATCGATCATCGCGTCCGAGCAGACTTTCAGCACGGCGCGAACATTTCTTCGAATTCCCCATGCGGGAAGTGCGGAAGGCGCCGACGTCGCCTTCCTTGGCATTCCGTTCGATCTGGCCACGTCCAACCGGCCGGGGGCGAGACTGGGGCCGGGCGCCATCCGTGGCGCCTCGGGGCAGCTTGCCGAACTGCCGGCCTATCCCGGCGGGTTCGACCCGCTTCAACATGTCAGGGCTGTCGATCTCGGTGACGTCTATCTCCACTATGGCGATTCCCGCTCAATCCCCGGAGCCATCGAAGCCGCGGCGGCTGCGGCGATCGCCACCGGGGCAACGCTGTTCTGCCTTGGCGGGGATCATTTCATCTCCTACCCCTTGCTGAAGGCGACGGCGGCGCGTCACGGAAAGCTGGCCTTGATCCAGTTCGACGCGCATCCCGACACTTGGCAGGACCCCAAGGCGGCTCCCGGCGAACTGGCCATGGATCACGGCACGATGTTCCGCACCGCCGTCGAGACGGGCATCATCGACCCGGCGCGGTCGATCCAGGTCGGCATCCGCACATGGGTCGATGATCCCTTGGGCATTGCCATCCTCGACAATGTTGCCTGTGACGATGCCACGCCCGAGGGCATTGCGGCGATCATCCGGCAGGTCGTGGGCGAGGGCCCCTGCTACCTGACGGTGGATATAGACTGCCTCGATCCGGCCTATGCGCCGGGAACGGGAACGCCCGTCGTCGGCGGCCTGACGCCGCTCAAGCTGCTGCGCGTCCTGCGGGCGCTTTGCGACCTTGATGTCGTCGGCTGCGATGTCGTCGAGGTATCGCCTCCCTACGATGTGGCCGGGATCACCGCGCTCAACGCAGCGACGATCATGTATGAGCAGCTATGCCGTGTCGCCCGCAAGCAGGGCGCCGTCGACCAGAGCTATCCCCGGTTGTCGCAGCCGTGA
- the dmeF gene encoding CDF family Co(II)/Ni(II) efflux transporter DmeF, which produces MSTAAIHSHMFLGEEHSKSERKTWAVIWLCAAMMVAEIVGGLLFGSIALVADGLHMSTHAGALLLAALAYTYARRHAADPRFTFGTGKLGDLAGFTSAIILAMIALLIGYESVSRLYAPVPIHFAEAIPVACLGLAVNIASAWLLSGSGHHDHGHSHGHGHSHADEHGHDETRIISTADGDVMLEVFEDGVPPRFRLRAQSGSPLMASTVSIETVRPDGARQTFAFADLGEGLESIDEIPEPHAFQANVTINGQSHMVAFEEHEHAEGKAVRDNNMRAAVVHVVADAAVSVLVIVGLILARAFGWLWMDPLAGIVGAVVIASWALGLIRDTSAVLLDMNPDRRMADNLRQTIESEGDELADLHLWRLGPGHLGAIVSVVTPTRRGEDYYRARLTRFRSLSHLTIEVRKAA; this is translated from the coding sequence ATGAGCACAGCCGCCATTCACAGCCATATGTTCCTGGGCGAGGAGCACAGCAAGAGCGAGCGCAAGACCTGGGCGGTGATCTGGCTCTGCGCGGCCATGATGGTGGCCGAGATCGTCGGCGGCCTCTTGTTTGGCTCGATCGCGCTTGTCGCCGACGGGTTGCATATGAGCACGCATGCCGGCGCGCTGCTGTTGGCGGCCCTTGCCTACACCTATGCGCGCCGGCATGCCGCCGACCCGCGCTTCACCTTCGGCACAGGCAAGCTCGGCGATCTCGCCGGGTTCACCAGCGCCATCATCCTGGCCATGATCGCTCTGCTGATCGGCTACGAATCCGTCTCGCGCCTCTATGCGCCCGTGCCCATCCATTTCGCCGAGGCTATCCCCGTCGCCTGCCTTGGCCTTGCCGTCAACATTGCCAGCGCCTGGCTGTTGAGCGGCAGCGGTCATCACGATCATGGCCACAGCCACGGGCATGGCCACAGCCACGCCGATGAGCATGGGCATGACGAAACGCGCATTATCTCCACGGCGGATGGCGATGTGATGCTGGAGGTGTTCGAGGATGGCGTGCCGCCGCGTTTCCGGCTGCGCGCGCAATCCGGGTCGCCGCTCATGGCTTCCACTGTTTCGATCGAAACCGTGCGGCCGGATGGCGCGCGGCAGACCTTCGCCTTCGCCGATCTGGGCGAGGGCCTGGAATCCATCGACGAGATTCCCGAGCCGCATGCCTTCCAGGCCAATGTCACCATCAACGGCCAGAGCCACATGGTCGCCTTCGAGGAGCATGAGCACGCTGAAGGCAAGGCGGTCCGCGACAACAACATGCGCGCCGCCGTGGTTCATGTCGTCGCCGACGCCGCCGTTTCCGTGCTGGTCATCGTCGGGCTGATCCTGGCGCGCGCCTTCGGCTGGCTGTGGATGGATCCGCTGGCCGGCATCGTCGGCGCCGTGGTCATCGCCAGCTGGGCGCTCGGGCTGATCCGCGACACCAGCGCCGTGCTGCTCGACATGAACCCGGACCGTCGCATGGCCGACAATCTTCGCCAGACCATCGAGAGCGAAGGCGACGAGCTGGCCGACCTGCATCTGTGGCGGCTGGGGCCGGGGCATCTCGGCGCCATCGTCTCCGTGGTCACGCCGACACGGCGCGGCGAGGATTATTATCGCGCCAGGTTGACACGGTTCCGTTCCCTGTCGCATCTGACCATCGAGGTCAGGAAGGCTGCGTAA